The segment GAATCGCTGCCCGAACTGGTGTCGCGCATCGATGCCGCGATCGACGGCCTGGGCCTCGGCTACGAGGTCTGGATCATCGACGACGGCAGCACCGACGACACGCCCGCGGTTGTCGATCGGCTGCACGCCGATAATCCCGCCGTGCACTGCATCCAGTTCACGCGCAACTACGGCAAGGCCGCGGCGCTCTCGGCCGGCTTCGCGGCCGCGCGGGGAGCGTACGTCATCACGCTGGACGCGGATCTCCAGGACGACCCGGACGAGATCCCGGGTCTCGTAGCCAAGCTCGCCGAGGGCTTCGATCTCGTGTCGGGCTGGAAGCAGAAACGCAAGGACTCCTTCATCAAGAACAACACCTCGAAGGTCTTCAACGTCGTTACGAGCCTGGTTACCGGGCTGCGCCTGCACGACTACAACTGCGGGCTGAAGGCCTACCGGCGAGAGGTCACCCGGGCCGTGCGCCTCTACGGCGAGATGCACCGTTACATCCCGGCGCAGGCCCACCGTGAGGGCTTCCGGGTCACGGAGGTGCCGGTCAAGCACCACGAGCGGCGGTTCGGCGTGACCAAGTACGGCGCCTCCCGGTTCGTCAACGGCTTCCTCGACCTGTTGACCCTGATGTTCCTCAGTTCGCGCGCCTCGTCGCCGCTGCATCTGTTCGGGCGCATCGGCGCGACCCTCTTCGCGGCGGGGGGGGGGATCCTCCTCTGGTTCCTGGGGAGCTGGGTGCTGGGGCGCGGCCTGCACATCAGGCCGCTGATGCTGCTCGGCGTGACCTTCGTGATCCTGGCCTTCCAGTTCGTCAGTCTCGGCTTGATCGCCGAACTGGTCGTGGCCGGCCACCACCCCGAGACGGAGTACCGTGTCCGGCGCCGGATCTGACAGCCCGACCGCGCCCTCGCTGGCGGTGATCGTCGTCAACTGGAACGGACGCGATCTGCTGGGCGATTGCATCGGCTCGCTGCTGTCCAACGGCTACGAACCGCTGCACGTGGTGCTCGTGGACAACGGCTCCACGGACGACTCCCTCGCTTTCTGCCGGTCCGCCTTTCCCTCGGTGGACATCGTCGCCTCGGCCGAGAACCTGTACTGGGCCGGCGGCAACAATCTCGGCTTGCACAACCTTGGCGATACGCATGTTCCGGATTACATACTCCTGTTGAACAACGACACCATCGTGCCCGAGGGCAGCCTGCGCTGCCTGGTCGACGCCATGGAGGAGGAGCCTCTCGCCTGGGCCGCCTCGCCGCGGATCTGTTACGCTGCCGAACCCTCCCGCATCTGGTACGACGGCGGCCGCATCGGCCGCCACAGCGGCTGGGTCAGGCACGAGGGCATTCGCCGGCTGGCCGGCCGGCGCGGTTTCGAGAACCGCTTCGTCGATTTCGCCACCGGTTGCGCCATGATGCTGACGCGCGGCGCGGTCGAGGTCCTGGGTGATCTCGACGAGGGCTACACCCTCTACGCGGAGGACACGGACTACTGCCTGCGGCTCCGCGAGGCGGGCGGCAGGGTGTTGCTCGTCCCCAGATCGATCGTGCTGCACAAGGTCAGCGCGTCGGTCGGCGATATCTCGTCACGCAAGCTCTATCTGCGCAGCCGCAGCCACCTGCGCCTGCTGCGCCTGCATTGGCACCGCTGGCGCCTCCTGCCGCTGGTGCCCAGTCAGCTGGCCTTTTTCCTCGGTCACGCGATCTGGCATCTCTGGCACGGCCGCTGGCGCGTCGCCCGCGCCCTGCTGGACGGAGCCATCGACGAACTGGCGGGACGGCCGGCGGCGCGGTACTGAACTGGACACGCGCGAAGGACGGATGATATCCTCGTGTTCGTTTCCCGGGATCGAACTCGTCCTCGCCGTGAAAGGCCCGCTTTGTCGACCCTGGCCCACCGGATCCGCGCAGGCTTCGGTACGGATGGCGGTATGCGCCGCTGGTGCATGACGTTCGTCCTGTTGCTCGCGTTCGTGGCCCTCGTTCATCCGGAAGCCGTGTTCCGCGGCGACATCTACCGCAGCAGTGATTCGAGCAACGCCACATCCTTCCAGGTGGCGGGCGACGCGGCGTTCGCCGAGGGCCGCTACCCGCAATGGAACCCCTACATCTTCTGCGGCATGCCGACCTTCGGTTCCCTGGCCTACAACCGCTTCCTCTACTTCCCGAGCGAGCTGCTCACGCGTCTCCAGGACGATGCGGGCTTCCCCCTGATGACCTGGCTGCTGGCGCATCTGCTGTTCGGCGGCCTGGGCATGACCTGGCTGCTCGGTCGCTGGCGGCTGCCCTGGCCGTCCCGGCTGCTGGGCGCCGCGCTCTGGCTGATGATGCCGAAGATCGTCGCCTGGGCCGTGTACGGCCACGGTTCCAAGCTGATGACGGCCATGTACCTGCCCTGGGTCGTCGGCCTGACGCTGGAGGTGCTGCGCGGACGCGGGCGCCGCAGCGCGGGCGGCCTGGCCCTGTTGCTGGGTCTGCAGATCCTGTGCGGGCACATCCAGATCATCTACTACACGCTGCTGGCCATC is part of the bacterium genome and harbors:
- a CDS encoding glycosyltransferase family 2 protein, encoding MAVEAPDISVVVPALDEAESLPELVSRIDAAIDGLGLGYEVWIIDDGSTDDTPAVVDRLHADNPAVHCIQFTRNYGKAAALSAGFAAARGAYVITLDADLQDDPDEIPGLVAKLAEGFDLVSGWKQKRKDSFIKNNTSKVFNVVTSLVTGLRLHDYNCGLKAYRREVTRAVRLYGEMHRYIPAQAHREGFRVTEVPVKHHERRFGVTKYGASRFVNGFLDLLTLMFLSSRASSPLHLFGRIGATLFAAGGGILLWFLGSWVLGRGLHIRPLMLLGVTFVILAFQFVSLGLIAELVVAGHHPETEYRVRRRI
- a CDS encoding glycosyltransferase family 2 protein: MSGAGSDSPTAPSLAVIVVNWNGRDLLGDCIGSLLSNGYEPLHVVLVDNGSTDDSLAFCRSAFPSVDIVASAENLYWAGGNNLGLHNLGDTHVPDYILLLNNDTIVPEGSLRCLVDAMEEEPLAWAASPRICYAAEPSRIWYDGGRIGRHSGWVRHEGIRRLAGRRGFENRFVDFATGCAMMLTRGAVEVLGDLDEGYTLYAEDTDYCLRLREAGGRVLLVPRSIVLHKVSASVGDISSRKLYLRSRSHLRLLRLHWHRWRLLPLVPSQLAFFLGHAIWHLWHGRWRVARALLDGAIDELAGRPAARY